In Rosa chinensis cultivar Old Blush chromosome 1, RchiOBHm-V2, whole genome shotgun sequence, a genomic segment contains:
- the LOC112193775 gene encoding pentatricopeptide repeat-containing protein At5g16420, mitochondrial, giving the protein MLLRRNLSPKPFSLLHSITAVPFSTSTSAVDFLHSYTVTPPIQDWPHHLHPKLLISLITREPKLDLSLQIFHHASKYHPGFHHNYHTYHAIIRRLLRSRTFHLVDPSSPTSAAPISDAAKTSSSP; this is encoded by the coding sequence ATGCTGCTGCGCCGGAACCTCTCCCCCAaacccttctctctcctccactcAATCACCGCCGTCCCCTTCTCCACTTCCACCTCCGCCGTCGATTTCCTCCACTCCTACACCGTCACCCCTCCGATCCAAGACTGGCCCCACCACCTCCACCCAAAGCTCCTCATCTCCCTCATCACCCGCGAGCCCAAACTCGACCTCTCCCTCCAAATCTTCCACCACGCCTCCAAATACCACCCCGGATTTCACCATAATTACCACACCTACCACGCCATCATCCGCCGCCTCCTCCGCTCCCGCACTTTTCACCTCGTCGACCCCTCCTCTCCGACCTCCGCAGCTCCAATCTCCGATGCAGCGAAGACCTCTTCATCTCCCTAA